Proteins encoded together in one Lysinibacillus sp. FSL K6-0232 window:
- the cyoE gene encoding heme o synthase, protein MSNGRTLAATRNPEPETTSVVKDFLALIKIGIVNSNLVTTFTGMWLAFQLTSRHFLQELDVIFYTMLGAALIIGGSGAMNNFIDQDIDPIMKRTKARPTVTGRFKPNLVLTIALSFLIVGEILLFAASFAAGMWGLLGIFAYVVLYSMWSKRKHVSNTVVGSISGAIPPIIGYAAVEPTLGLGALALFLIMFAWQPPHFYALAMKRTEEYRAAKIPMLPVVKGFKRTKYSMLFWILLLFPLPFLLPELGIGFLTLATALNLGWLILALKGFTTNDDMKWANKMFIYSLNHMTILFVAIIIFAVFS, encoded by the coding sequence ATGTCAAACGGTCGTACACTGGCGGCTACTAGAAATCCAGAGCCAGAAACAACATCCGTTGTAAAAGATTTTTTAGCACTAATAAAAATTGGCATCGTTAACTCGAATCTTGTCACAACATTTACAGGGATGTGGCTGGCGTTTCAATTAACTAGTAGACATTTCTTGCAAGAGCTTGATGTCATATTCTACACCATGCTAGGTGCGGCATTAATCATTGGTGGCTCAGGCGCAATGAACAACTTTATTGATCAGGATATCGATCCGATCATGAAAAGAACGAAGGCAAGACCGACAGTAACTGGTAGATTTAAGCCAAATTTAGTATTGACCATTGCCCTCTCATTTTTAATTGTAGGTGAAATTTTGTTATTTGCGGCATCGTTTGCGGCCGGCATGTGGGGACTACTAGGAATATTTGCTTATGTTGTTCTGTATTCAATGTGGTCAAAGAGAAAGCATGTTAGTAACACGGTTGTAGGAAGCATTTCTGGGGCTATTCCTCCGATTATTGGATATGCAGCGGTTGAGCCTACTTTAGGCTTAGGAGCACTTGCCTTATTTCTTATTATGTTCGCATGGCAGCCACCGCATTTTTATGCGCTTGCTATGAAACGTACAGAGGAATACCGTGCAGCTAAAATACCAATGCTACCTGTTGTAAAAGGATTTAAACGAACAAAGTATTCCATGCTATTTTGGATTCTTTTATTATTCCCGTTACCTTTCCTGTTACCAGAGCTTGGAATTGGCTTTTTAACTCTTGCTACTGCATTGAACTTAGGTTGGTTAATACTAGCTCTAAAAGGCTTTACTACAAATGATGATATGAAATGGGCAAATAAAATGTTTATTTACTCATTGAATCATATGACAATACTATTTGTAGCCATCATTATATTTGCGGTGTTTAGCTAA
- the ctaD gene encoding cytochrome c oxidase subunit I yields MSSYTQKKGFGATVWDYITTVDHKKLAVMYLLAGTLFFAIAGAEALLMRIQLMKPNNDFVSAGFFNELLTMHGTTMLFLAATPLLFAFMNMLVPLQIGARDVAFPFLNSLGFWLFFLGAVFLHLSFFMGGAPDAGWTSYASLSLYSPGHGIDFYVLGLQISGAGTLISGLNFIVTIITMRAPGMTFMRMPLFTWTSMVSSALILFAFPPLTIGLLMMLFDRMFGGNFFDHMMGGNTIIWEHLFWIFGHPEVYILVLPAFGLFSEIIPAFSRKRLFGYSSMVFATILIGFLGFMVWAHHMFTVGLGPTANAIFAVATMAIAVPTGMKVFNWILTIWGGSIKVTTPMLYALGFIPSFVAGGVTGVMQASAPLDYQLHDSYFIVAHFHYVIVGGIVTALFGSAHFYWPIFFNRMLNETLGKWTFWVFFIGFHLTFFLQHFLGLMGMPRRVFTYMEGQGWDQFNYISTIGALMMGVGVIMMVINCLMSIKGKPAGRDPWGDGRTLEWSIPQPIPFYNFRQTPLVRGLDPWWIEKQEGNKEVTFAEPIGDIHMPNNSAIPFVISLGMFIAAFGALYNPDADKPWSIYVLIIGLAITFGAMIFRSVKDDHGFHLHKEEILEIEEHLYGKGGNK; encoded by the coding sequence GTGAGCTCATACACACAGAAAAAGGGCTTTGGAGCAACTGTCTGGGATTACATTACAACTGTTGACCATAAAAAGTTAGCAGTAATGTATTTATTAGCCGGTACATTGTTCTTCGCTATTGCTGGTGCTGAAGCATTATTAATGCGTATTCAGTTAATGAAGCCAAATAATGATTTTGTGTCAGCTGGTTTTTTCAATGAACTATTAACGATGCACGGAACAACAATGTTATTCTTAGCTGCGACTCCATTATTATTCGCATTTATGAACATGCTTGTACCATTACAAATTGGTGCACGTGACGTTGCATTTCCGTTCCTTAACTCTTTAGGGTTCTGGTTATTCTTCCTGGGTGCAGTATTCCTTCACCTGTCATTCTTTATGGGTGGCGCTCCTGATGCGGGCTGGACTTCTTATGCATCATTATCTTTATACTCTCCAGGACATGGGATTGACTTCTATGTACTTGGTTTACAAATTTCAGGGGCAGGTACGTTAATTTCAGGTCTTAACTTTATTGTGACGATCATTACAATGCGTGCTCCAGGTATGACATTTATGCGTATGCCATTATTCACTTGGACATCAATGGTATCAAGTGCGTTAATTTTATTCGCATTCCCTCCATTAACAATTGGTTTATTAATGATGTTATTTGACCGTATGTTCGGCGGTAACTTCTTTGACCATATGATGGGTGGTAACACAATTATTTGGGAGCACTTATTCTGGATCTTTGGACACCCAGAAGTTTATATCTTAGTATTACCAGCGTTTGGTTTATTCTCTGAGATTATTCCAGCGTTCTCTCGTAAACGTTTATTCGGATACTCTTCAATGGTATTCGCAACAATTTTAATCGGTTTCCTAGGGTTCATGGTTTGGGCCCACCATATGTTTACAGTTGGTTTAGGACCAACAGCAAACGCAATCTTCGCTGTTGCAACAATGGCAATTGCCGTTCCAACAGGTATGAAGGTATTCAACTGGATTTTAACAATCTGGGGCGGATCAATTAAAGTTACAACACCGATGCTTTATGCACTTGGTTTTATCCCGTCATTCGTTGCGGGTGGGGTTACAGGGGTTATGCAAGCATCTGCACCTCTTGACTATCAATTACATGATTCTTACTTTATCGTAGCTCACTTCCACTATGTAATCGTTGGTGGTATCGTTACAGCATTATTTGGTTCAGCGCACTTCTACTGGCCAATTTTCTTCAACCGTATGTTGAACGAAACATTAGGAAAATGGACATTCTGGGTATTCTTTATCGGATTCCATTTAACATTCTTCCTACAGCATTTCTTAGGTTTAATGGGTATGCCACGTCGTGTATTCACTTACATGGAAGGGCAAGGTTGGGATCAGTTCAACTATATTTCTACAATCGGTGCATTAATGATGGGCGTTGGGGTTATCATGATGGTAATCAACTGCTTAATGTCGATTAAAGGTAAACCAGCAGGTCGCGACCCTTGGGGTGATGGACGTACATTAGAATGGTCAATTCCACAACCAATTCCATTCTATAATTTCCGTCAAACACCACTTGTTCGTGGTTTAGACCCATGGTGGATTGAAAAGCAAGAAGGTAATAAAGAAGTGACATTTGCTGAGCCAATCGGTGACATTCATATGCCAAATAACTCAGCGATTCCATTCGTTATTTCATTAGGTATGTTTATCGCAGCATTCGGTGCACTTTATAATCCAGATGCAGATAAACCATGGTCAATTTATGTATTAATTATTGGTCTTGCAATTACATTTGGTGCGATGATTTTCCGATCTGTTAAAGACGATCATGGCTTCCATTTACACAAAGAAGAGATTCTTGAAATTGAAGAGCATCTTTACGGCAAAGGAGGCAATAAATAA
- a CDS encoding COX15/CtaA family protein, with protein MQHNRYLKWFAVAATVGMLLILLGGALVTKTDSGLGCGRNWPDCNGSLIPKEITPEVLIEFSHRLVTGVVSISILVLTVWTWRKLGHIREVKLLGFLAMFFLIAQALIGAAQVLWGQGDFILALHFGISLISFAAVLLLSMIVFEVDRKFDADNVFMGKKLRWHTIAVTIYSYLVVYTGALVRHTDSSLICPDWPFCYNESPLALPNNMYEWVQMGHRLAVLIIFIWIAYITWHAVKEYKNQRVIYYGWIIAFTIVVLQVIAGMLVVLTRLNLTVALLHSLFISLLFGLLCYMIMLVARSNYNEKKK; from the coding sequence ATGCAACACAACAGGTATTTGAAGTGGTTTGCTGTTGCCGCTACAGTTGGAATGCTCCTAATTTTACTTGGTGGAGCGCTTGTTACAAAAACAGATAGTGGCTTAGGCTGTGGTCGAAACTGGCCTGATTGTAATGGATCTCTTATTCCAAAGGAAATTACACCAGAAGTTCTTATTGAATTTTCACATCGCCTTGTGACTGGAGTCGTATCTATTTCAATTCTTGTACTAACAGTTTGGACATGGCGTAAACTCGGACATATTCGTGAAGTAAAGTTATTAGGTTTTTTGGCAATGTTTTTCTTAATCGCACAGGCTTTAATTGGAGCAGCCCAAGTGTTATGGGGGCAAGGTGATTTTATCCTAGCGCTGCATTTTGGAATTTCTCTTATTTCCTTTGCTGCTGTTCTTCTGCTTTCTATGATTGTATTTGAAGTGGATCGGAAATTTGATGCTGATAACGTATTTATGGGGAAAAAATTACGTTGGCATACAATTGCTGTCACAATTTATTCTTATTTAGTCGTTTATACAGGAGCGCTTGTACGACATACGGATTCTAGCTTAATTTGTCCTGACTGGCCATTTTGCTATAATGAATCACCTTTAGCACTGCCAAACAATATGTATGAATGGGTGCAAATGGGGCATCGTCTAGCTGTTCTTATTATTTTCATTTGGATTGCATACATAACTTGGCATGCTGTGAAAGAATATAAAAACCAGCGTGTTATTTATTATGGTTGGATTATTGCCTTTACAATCGTTGTTTTACAAGTAATTGCGGGTATGTTAGTAGTCCTGACAAGATTAAATTTAACAGTTGCTTTACTACATTCGCTATTTATTTCTCTGTTATTTGGTTTATTATGTTATATGATTATGCTAGTCGCTCGTAGTAACTATAATGAAAAGAAGAAATAG
- a CDS encoding YlaI family protein, which yields MRVKCVICDVINHLDDDLPLAKKLRNRPIHTYMCDSCHTRIKENTIARIETGNFRFYRTSPQMDKEF from the coding sequence ATGCGCGTCAAATGCGTTATTTGCGATGTGATTAATCATTTAGATGATGATTTACCTTTAGCTAAAAAGTTGCGCAATCGCCCAATTCATACCTATATGTGTGATAGCTGCCATACCCGTATTAAAGAAAATACAATTGCGCGAATCGAAACAGGTAATTTCCGCTTTTATCGCACATCTCCACAAATGGATAAAGAATTTTAA
- a CDS encoding peptidyl-prolyl cis-trans isomerase translates to METIIPIKGAVLYQLTLDPTVWIFDDRKLDLNTYFVSQNIEEDADTKYMREVGAHWSREIMEGATFPPTLKSERKFDRKGMETGTFGIELSHFLNNAELQPEATKIVFECKDGQEYPFTIEEAYTLILKYSQDGKPLLEDGPIHVLLKDGSNVDNPIKNVLAIRAE, encoded by the coding sequence ATGGAAACAATAATTCCTATCAAAGGTGCAGTTTTATACCAACTAACATTAGACCCGACTGTGTGGATTTTTGATGATCGTAAATTAGATTTAAACACATACTTTGTGTCACAAAATATTGAGGAAGATGCAGATACCAAATATATGCGCGAGGTAGGGGCACACTGGTCACGCGAAATTATGGAGGGGGCAACATTCCCACCTACATTAAAATCAGAGCGCAAATTTGACCGTAAAGGAATGGAAACAGGTACATTCGGCATCGAATTAAGCCATTTTTTAAATAATGCCGAGCTTCAACCTGAAGCAACAAAAATCGTCTTTGAATGTAAAGATGGACAAGAGTATCCATTTACAATTGAAGAAGCGTATACATTAATTTTAAAATATAGCCAAGACGGCAAACCTCTACTGGAAGATGGCCCAATCCATGTATTACTGAAAGACGGCTCCAATGTAGATAATCCTATTAAAAATGTCTTAGCCATTCGTGCGGAATAG
- a CDS encoding YlaN family protein: MDTKSQTSFQEKALELLVADADKIARLIRVQMDHLTMPQCPLYEEVLDTQMFGLSREIDFAVKLGLIEREKGKEILDSLEKELSVLHDAYTDK; encoded by the coding sequence ATGGATACGAAATCACAAACTTCTTTTCAAGAGAAGGCTTTGGAGCTTTTAGTTGCTGATGCAGATAAAATTGCTCGCCTTATTCGAGTACAAATGGATCATTTAACAATGCCACAATGCCCTCTATATGAGGAAGTATTAGATACACAAATGTTTGGTCTATCACGTGAAATTGACTTTGCTGTAAAGCTTGGCTTAATTGAGCGTGAAAAAGGTAAAGAAATTCTCGATTCGCTCGAGAAGGAGCTTTCTGTACTACACGATGCGTATACAGACAAATAA
- the pyc gene encoding pyruvate carboxylase, producing the protein MESINKILVANRGEIAIRIFRACTELDIRTVAIYSREDSGAFHRFKADEAYLVGAGKKPIDAYLDIEGIIAIAKDADVDAIHPGYGFLSENVEFARRCEEEGIIFIGPTSQHLDMFGDKVKAREQAIAANIPVIPGTDGPVAQLAEVEDFASTYGYPIMIKAALGGGGRGMRLVHTQEELASAYERAKSEAKAAFGSDEVYVEKAIIKPKHIEVQIIGDQHGNLVHLYERDCSIQRRHQKVVEIAPSNSISEELRQRICEAAVQLMKNVSYINAGTVEFLVAGDDFYFIEVNPRIQVEHTITEMITGVDIVHAQIKVAAGYALHGEEIHMPKQADIPMIGYAIQARVTTEDPANDFMPDTGKLMVYRSSGGFGVRLDAGNGFQGAVVTPYYDSLLVKISTSGMTFKEAAAKMDRNLKEFRIRGVKTNIPFLNNVVTHEQFLSGAFDTSFIDTTPELFEFPVRKDRGTKLLSYIGNVTLNGFPGVEKKSKPIFVQPSVPKFDPLIVPPAGTKQILDAQGPEGLVKWILAQDDVLLTDTTFRDAHQSLLATRVRSQDMFQVADATARMMHQLFSLEMWGGATFDVAYRFLKEDPWERLAKLREQIPNVLFQMLLRGANAVGYTNYPDNLIREFIAESAASGIDVFRIFDSLNWIKGMEVAIDAARQSGKIAEAAICYTGDILDDTRAKYSVQYYKDMAKELEAAGAHILAIKDMAGLLKPEAAYRLISELKDTTNLPIHLHTHDTSGNGIYLYAKAIEAGVDIVDTALGAMAGLTSQPSANSLYYAMKGSQREVRADIDSLEKLSYYWEDVRKYYKDFESGMISPHSEIYVHEMPGGQYSNLQQQAKAVGLGDRWEEVKHMYSRVNLLFGDIVKVTPSSKVVGDMALFMVQNDLDEHTVLTRGQTIDFPDSVIEFFQGYLGQPHGGFPEELQKVVLKDREAITVRPGELLEPIQFEQLAAHLEDQLSRPVTKKDVLAYALYPKVFEEYAKTAESFGNISVLDTPTFLYGLKLGEIIEVEIEKGKTLIIKLVSIGEPQHDGTRVLYFELNGQSRELVIQDMTVEVDGSVALKADSSNPNQIGATMPGTVLKVVISKGSPVKRGDHLLITEAMKMETTVQAPKDGIIKEVYVAAGDAISTGDLLIEME; encoded by the coding sequence ATGGAATCAATTAACAAAATTCTCGTAGCCAATCGAGGCGAAATTGCAATTCGCATTTTCCGTGCCTGTACGGAGCTAGATATTCGAACAGTTGCGATCTATTCAAGGGAGGATAGTGGGGCTTTTCATCGCTTTAAAGCAGATGAAGCCTATTTAGTAGGAGCTGGCAAAAAACCAATCGATGCGTATTTAGATATTGAAGGGATTATTGCTATTGCCAAGGATGCAGATGTTGATGCGATTCATCCAGGGTATGGTTTTTTATCAGAAAATGTAGAGTTTGCACGTCGCTGTGAGGAAGAAGGCATTATCTTTATTGGTCCAACATCTCAGCATTTAGATATGTTTGGCGATAAGGTCAAAGCGCGTGAACAAGCGATTGCGGCCAATATTCCAGTTATTCCTGGCACAGACGGCCCCGTTGCCCAGTTAGCAGAGGTAGAGGATTTTGCCAGCACTTATGGCTATCCAATTATGATTAAGGCAGCGCTTGGTGGCGGTGGTCGTGGGATGCGTCTTGTGCATACACAAGAGGAACTTGCATCTGCCTATGAGCGTGCAAAGTCAGAAGCTAAAGCTGCATTTGGCTCTGATGAGGTCTATGTGGAAAAGGCGATTATCAAGCCAAAGCATATTGAAGTGCAAATTATTGGTGACCAGCATGGCAATCTTGTGCATTTGTATGAGCGTGATTGCTCGATCCAGCGTCGTCACCAAAAAGTAGTGGAAATTGCGCCATCGAACTCTATTTCTGAGGAATTAAGACAGCGCATTTGTGAAGCAGCCGTGCAATTAATGAAGAATGTCTCGTACATAAATGCAGGGACGGTGGAATTTTTAGTCGCAGGCGATGATTTTTATTTCATTGAGGTGAATCCGCGTATTCAAGTAGAGCATACGATTACAGAGATGATTACAGGCGTCGATATTGTTCATGCTCAAATTAAAGTAGCAGCGGGTTATGCCCTGCATGGTGAAGAAATTCATATGCCAAAGCAGGCAGATATCCCAATGATTGGCTATGCGATTCAAGCTCGTGTCACAACAGAGGACCCCGCTAATGACTTTATGCCAGATACAGGAAAATTAATGGTATACCGTTCAAGTGGTGGTTTCGGAGTACGCTTAGATGCAGGAAATGGCTTCCAAGGTGCTGTAGTGACACCTTACTATGATTCCCTGCTTGTGAAAATTTCTACATCAGGTATGACATTTAAAGAAGCAGCTGCGAAAATGGATCGTAACTTAAAGGAATTCCGTATTCGTGGTGTGAAAACAAATATTCCATTTTTAAACAATGTAGTAACACATGAACAATTTTTATCAGGCGCCTTTGATACAAGCTTTATTGATACAACACCAGAGCTATTTGAATTCCCCGTCAGAAAAGACCGTGGGACAAAGCTATTAAGCTATATTGGCAATGTTACACTAAACGGCTTCCCAGGAGTGGAGAAGAAGTCCAAGCCTATTTTTGTACAGCCAAGCGTGCCTAAATTTGACCCATTGATTGTGCCACCAGCTGGTACAAAGCAAATCTTGGATGCACAAGGACCTGAAGGCTTAGTAAAATGGATTTTAGCACAGGATGATGTGCTTTTAACGGATACAACCTTCCGTGATGCTCACCAATCATTACTAGCAACTCGTGTACGTTCACAGGATATGTTCCAGGTGGCTGATGCGACAGCACGTATGATGCACCAGCTATTCTCGTTAGAAATGTGGGGTGGCGCAACATTTGATGTCGCATACCGCTTCTTAAAAGAAGACCCATGGGAGCGCCTAGCGAAGCTGCGTGAGCAAATTCCGAATGTATTATTCCAAATGCTTTTGCGCGGGGCGAATGCCGTTGGTTATACCAACTATCCTGATAACCTTATCCGTGAATTTATTGCAGAATCGGCTGCATCAGGCATTGATGTATTCCGTATTTTCGATAGCTTAAACTGGATTAAGGGCATGGAAGTAGCGATTGATGCAGCACGTCAATCTGGCAAAATTGCTGAAGCAGCGATTTGCTACACAGGCGATATTTTGGATGATACACGCGCGAAATATTCTGTACAATACTACAAGGATATGGCGAAGGAGCTAGAGGCAGCAGGTGCACATATTTTAGCGATTAAAGATATGGCTGGTTTATTAAAGCCAGAAGCAGCCTATCGTTTAATTTCAGAGCTAAAAGACACAACAAATCTGCCAATCCATCTGCATACACATGATACAAGCGGTAATGGTATTTACTTATATGCCAAAGCAATTGAGGCAGGCGTAGATATTGTTGATACAGCATTAGGTGCAATGGCTGGTCTTACATCACAGCCAAGTGCAAACTCCTTATACTATGCGATGAAAGGCAGTCAGCGTGAGGTACGTGCGGATATTGACTCGCTTGAAAAGCTATCCTACTACTGGGAGGATGTGCGTAAATACTACAAGGATTTTGAAAGTGGTATGATTAGTCCACATTCTGAAATTTATGTGCATGAAATGCCTGGCGGACAATATAGTAACCTACAACAGCAAGCAAAAGCAGTAGGGCTTGGCGACCGTTGGGAAGAAGTAAAACATATGTATTCTCGCGTCAACCTTCTATTTGGCGATATTGTCAAAGTGACGCCATCATCGAAGGTAGTCGGGGATATGGCACTCTTTATGGTACAAAACGATTTGGATGAACATACTGTTTTAACAAGAGGGCAAACAATTGACTTCCCAGACTCTGTGATTGAGTTCTTCCAAGGCTATCTTGGGCAGCCACATGGTGGATTCCCAGAGGAGCTGCAAAAGGTTGTTTTAAAGGACCGTGAAGCGATCACAGTACGTCCTGGAGAGCTATTAGAGCCAATTCAATTTGAACAGCTAGCAGCACATCTAGAGGATCAATTAAGCCGTCCTGTAACCAAGAAAGATGTCCTAGCCTATGCATTGTATCCAAAAGTTTTTGAAGAGTATGCTAAAACAGCCGAATCCTTTGGCAATATTTCCGTGTTAGATACACCAACATTCCTATACGGCTTAAAGCTAGGGGAAATTATTGAGGTTGAAATTGAAAAAGGAAAAACATTAATTATTAAATTAGTATCCATCGGTGAACCACAGCACGATGGTACGCGTGTTTTATACTTTGAGCTCAACGGCCAATCTCGTGAGCTAGTGATTCAAGATATGACAGTAGAAGTGGATGGTAGTGTAGCCTTAAAGGCAGACTCCAGCAATCCAAATCAAATTGGTGCAACAATGCCAGGAACCGTGTTAAAGGTTGTTATCTCGAAAGGCAGCCCTGTGAAACGCGGTGATCACCTTCTGATTACAGAGGCAATGAAAATGGAAACAACTGTCCAAGCACCAAAGGATGGTATTATTAAAGAGGTTTATGTTGCCGCAGGTGATGCCATTTCCACAGGCGATCTATTGATTGAAATGGAATAA
- a CDS encoding FtsW/RodA/SpoVE family cell cycle protein — MKQYLKRYAQNFDYPLFFTVLLLSIFGLIMIYSSSMMIAIVREEQAPDYFYQKQVTNLIVAFLGFLAAAFFPYKHYANKNIMLLLTVVLVVLFTWVKVNGNGADEVGSQSWITVPFFGNFQPSEYAKLFIILYFAAAFYRKAQKYTFEKLQPTEIFYPIFLWILVVAGVAFETDLGAVIILCGIAVSVVASSGIPFKTFWKFFGVLGAFGTAILGILWLFKGELLTGNRKGRILSYLNPFEYEDTSGHQVVNSYYAIGGGGLEGRGLGQSIQKLGYLPEPQTDFIMAIIMEELGIWGVLIVLLGLGFIVYKGFSIALRTKDPLARMIAAGIASWIGWQTFINLGGVTGLIPLTGVTLPFISYGGTSIIILSLAMGILINVSMFEKVERKKAQS, encoded by the coding sequence ATGAAACAATATTTAAAACGTTATGCACAAAATTTTGATTACCCATTATTTTTTACGGTCCTATTGTTAAGTATATTTGGCTTAATTATGATTTATAGTTCAAGTATGATGATAGCTATTGTGCGTGAAGAACAAGCGCCAGATTACTTTTATCAAAAGCAAGTAACAAATTTAATCGTGGCATTTTTGGGCTTTCTTGCAGCAGCCTTTTTCCCATATAAGCATTATGCGAATAAAAATATTATGCTATTGCTAACGGTTGTGCTAGTAGTGTTATTTACATGGGTAAAAGTAAATGGTAATGGAGCGGATGAAGTAGGGTCTCAAAGCTGGATCACTGTTCCGTTTTTTGGGAATTTTCAGCCCTCTGAGTATGCAAAGCTATTTATCATTTTATATTTTGCTGCTGCTTTTTATCGGAAAGCGCAAAAATATACATTTGAAAAGCTTCAGCCAACCGAAATTTTCTACCCAATTTTTCTTTGGATTTTAGTGGTTGCTGGCGTAGCTTTTGAAACGGATTTAGGTGCAGTTATTATTTTATGTGGGATTGCTGTATCTGTTGTCGCTTCAAGCGGTATTCCTTTTAAAACATTTTGGAAGTTTTTTGGCGTATTAGGTGCATTTGGCACGGCAATTCTTGGTATACTATGGTTATTTAAAGGAGAATTGCTGACAGGCAATCGGAAAGGGCGGATTTTATCCTATTTGAATCCGTTTGAGTATGAGGATACTAGCGGTCATCAGGTTGTTAATAGTTATTATGCGATTGGTGGAGGCGGCCTAGAAGGTAGAGGTCTTGGCCAATCTATTCAAAAGTTAGGATATTTACCCGAACCTCAGACAGATTTTATTATGGCCATTATTATGGAAGAATTGGGCATATGGGGTGTATTAATTGTCTTGCTTGGTTTAGGTTTTATTGTATATAAGGGCTTTTCGATTGCATTGCGAACGAAAGACCCATTAGCACGCATGATTGCGGCTGGTATTGCGAGCTGGATTGGCTGGCAAACGTTTATTAATCTTGGGGGTGTAACTGGGTTAATCCCGTTAACCGGTGTAACGTTACCTTTTATTAGCTATGGCGGTACATCTATAATTATTCTATCTTTAGCAATGGGCATATTAATCAATGTTTCTATGTTTGAAAAGGTAGAAAGAAAAAAAGCACAGTCATAA
- the coxB gene encoding cytochrome c oxidase subunit II, with translation MMKGLKKWRLFSLLAVMMVFLSGCGEDYLSTLKPTGEVGRQQLNLLLLTTVIMTLVVVIVSVIYLLAFVKYRRSRVGENVIPKQVEGSHTLEVIWTVIPIILLLIIAVPVVTTTYKFADVAAMDEVDEEGNKTALTVNVTAKLYWWEFEYPNQGIVTAQELVVPTGEKVYFNLKAADVKHSFWIPAVGGKMDTNVENLNKFYLEFDQESKDLKDGVFYGKCAELCGPSHALMDFKVKTLSPEAFDAWVAAMQATEGQTADKESTDLGEATFANSCLGCHAVSGSGASGAPGPNLTTFGDRNRVAGFLEHNEESLKAWIKNPEEFKPGNLMMNAEGTAPIYGDLSDEEIEALASYIMGLSVEK, from the coding sequence ATGATGAAAGGGCTTAAAAAATGGCGTCTTTTTTCACTTCTAGCAGTGATGATGGTTTTCCTTTCAGGATGTGGTGAAGATTATCTATCTACGCTGAAACCAACTGGAGAAGTAGGCAGACAACAATTAAATCTATTACTGTTAACTACTGTAATTATGACGCTAGTAGTAGTAATAGTATCTGTTATCTATTTACTTGCATTCGTAAAATACCGTCGTTCACGCGTTGGGGAAAATGTTATTCCTAAACAAGTAGAGGGTAGCCATACGTTAGAAGTGATTTGGACAGTTATTCCAATTATTTTATTATTAATTATCGCTGTACCAGTTGTTACAACTACTTATAAATTTGCAGATGTTGCTGCAATGGATGAGGTAGATGAAGAGGGGAACAAAACAGCCCTAACAGTTAATGTAACAGCAAAATTGTACTGGTGGGAATTTGAATACCCTAACCAAGGTATTGTAACTGCTCAAGAGCTAGTAGTCCCAACAGGTGAAAAGGTTTACTTTAATTTAAAGGCTGCTGATGTTAAGCACTCATTCTGGATTCCTGCTGTAGGCGGTAAAATGGATACAAACGTAGAGAACTTAAACAAATTCTACTTAGAATTTGACCAAGAATCCAAAGATTTAAAAGATGGCGTATTTTATGGTAAATGTGCTGAGCTATGTGGACCTTCACACGCATTAATGGACTTTAAAGTAAAAACATTAAGCCCAGAGGCATTTGATGCATGGGTAGCTGCTATGCAAGCGACAGAAGGCCAAACTGCTGATAAAGAATCAACAGACCTTGGTGAAGCAACTTTTGCTAATAGCTGCTTAGGCTGTCATGCTGTTTCAGGCTCAGGAGCAAGTGGTGCACCAGGTCCAAACTTAACTACATTTGGTGATCGTAACCGTGTTGCTGGCTTCTTAGAGCACAATGAAGAAAGCTTAAAAGCTTGGATTAAAAACCCTGAGGAATTCAAACCAGGTAACTTAATGATGAACGCTGAGGGCACTGCGCCTATTTATGGCGATTTATCTGATGAAGAAATAGAAGCTCTTGCAAGTTATATCATGGGCTTATCAGTTGAAAAATAA